A section of the Amblyomma americanum isolate KBUSLIRL-KWMA chromosome 2, ASM5285725v1, whole genome shotgun sequence genome encodes:
- the spoon gene encoding A-kinase anchor protein spoonbill isoform X1: MAGLGPRAAVTLPAAAALALLLSFLLLKRRRSRANSECRSLSATTACLRGDNEQPQRQCSPDHLPTSAGDKPVLAVVVAAVESPDMRLRDAGKMGDVKLKGPAKGSRCSSATKSGALKAPCANSSSSSSSARVSECSPPAPQQPVARQRQQQQQDSADVVIAAATAPVTTAVREKSSPPCAVLTVEIPEQSASGGDQRPAASDDGSPPPVVGGDAVCGATSPSGSVDSLLGQSSSPPSSTVSPARRESASESASPSLAQDVAALSLAEQQSTPAKEPEAVEEPVASSAASTTASSAEASQPPTSTEHDGASSRADVLQNDESVSEDRSQAQALSFSDAHSEGSSDSGKGGSDIHGGSEAAGGAGNLSPEEELPRTYEFELPRELCGRFIGQGGRNVTAIKSRSNTRIYVHQHPFTSKLKICSIEGTPEEIRTALELIRKKFPLHAFPNLTLAQVNAEPLHYPGTITLPETLQLRLPDGVTCDVVLTSLVTAGHFFLQQPTHPTYPSLARLDQFMLACYGQGLDTPPLPHPVEAGIICAAQVCGGWFRALVVAPSDENEECDIKFLDYGGYMTLSTSLLRQIRSDFMMLPFQASECYLANVQPAEDDNVWSAEACATFEDLAQGQILQALIVGYADNGIPLVHLYRVQGVSSVFINRELVNRGVARWLEHPL; this comes from the exons ATGGCCGGTCTGGGGCCGAGGGCGGCTGTCACGCTTCCGGCAGCCGCGGCACTCGCTCTTCTGCTCTCCTTCTTGCTGCTCAAGAGGCGTCGCTCGAGGGCAAACTCTGAGTGCCGCTCCCTCTCTGCAACCACAGCGTGCCTCCGCGGTGACAACGAGCAACCCCAGCGGCAGTGCTCACCGGACCACCTGCCGACGAGCGCCGGCGACAAACCCGTGCTGGCGGTGGTGGTGGCCGCCGTCGAGTCGCCCGACATGCGGCTTCGGGACGCCGGCAAGATGGGCGACGTGAAGCTCAAGGGCCCCGCCAAGGGCTCCAGGTGTTCCTCCGCGACGAAGAGTGGCGCCCTCAAGGCACCGTgcgcgaacagcagcagcagcagcagcagcgccagggTATCCGAGTGCAGTCCCCCCGCTCCACAACAGCCGGTGGCGCgccagaggcagcagcagcagcaggacagtgCCGACGTGGTCATCGCCGCCGCGACGGCGCCCGTGACGACGGCAGTGCGCGAGAAAAGCTCACCCCCGTGCGCGGTGCTCACCGTGGAGATCCCGGAGCAGAGCGCGTCCGGCGGCGACCAGCGTCCGGCAGCGTCGGACGATGGGTCGCCGCCGCCCGTGGTTGGTGGGGACGCAGTGTGCGGGGCTACTAGTCCCAGCGGGTCGGTGGACTCGCTGCTCGgtcagtcgtcgtcgccgcccaGCTCGACGGTGTCGCCGGCGCGACGCGAGAGCGCGTCCGAGTCGGCGTCTCCTTCGCTCGCCCAGGACGTGGCCGCGCTGTCGCTGGCCGAGCAGCAGTCGACGCCCGCAAAAGAGCCCGAGGCGGTGGAGGAGCCCGTCGCCAGCAGCGCAGCTTCCACGACGGCGTCCTCTGCGGAGGCCTCGCAGCCGCCGACGTCTACGGAGCACGACGGCGCGTCGTCCCGCGCCGACGTTCTACAAAACGACGAGTCTGTGTCGGAGGACAGGAGCCAGGCACAGGCGCTGTCGTTCTCCGACGCGCACAGCGAG GGCTCGAGCGACAGTGGCAAGGGTGGCAGTGACATCCACGGTGGCAGCGAGGCGGCCGGCGGTGCGGGGAACCTTTCTCCTGAGGAAGAGCTGCCACGCACGTACGAGTTTGAGCTGCCACGTGAGCTGTGTGGCCGCTTCATTGGCCAGGGAGGCCGCAATGTGACTGCCATCAAGTCACGCTCCAACACGCGCATATACGTCCACCAGCATCCTTTCACATCCAAGCTCAAGATTTGCTCCATCGAAG GGACACCAGAGGAGATTCGGACAGCGTTGGAGCTAATACGGAAAAAGTTCCCGCTACACGCATTCCCCAACCTGACATTGGCCCAGGTGAATGCGGAGCCTTTGCACTACCCAGGCACCATCACCTTACCAGAAACTCTCCAG CTGCGTCTGCCAGATGGCGTCACGTGTGACGTGGTGCTGACGAGCCTGGTGACAGCGGGCCACTTCTTCCTCCAGCAGCCCACACACCCCACATATCCATCGCTGGCACGGCTAGACCAGTTCATGCTGGCCTGCTATGGCCAGGGCCTCGACACACCGCCCCTGCCGCATCCAGTTGAAG CGGGCATAATCTGTGCGGCCCAAGTGTGTGGTGGCTGGTTCCGTGCCCTTGTGGTGGCTCCCTCGGACGAGAACGAGGAATGCGACATCAAATTTCTCGACTATGGCGGCTACATGACCCTGTCCACGTCACTGCTACGACAGATCAG GAGTGACTTCATGATGCTGCCCTTCCAGGCATCTGAATGCTACCTCGCCAATGTGCAGCCTGCCGAAG